Proteins encoded by one window of Flagellimonas lutaonensis:
- a CDS encoding arsenosugar biosynthesis-associated peroxidase-like protein, producing MANSYYDPADLRKFGNITEWSEELGEKFFDYYGKVFEEGALSAREKSLIALAVAHVVKCPYCIDAYTKDGLQRGITKEEMMEAVHAGAAIESGATLVHGVQMMNKYNKLSM from the coding sequence ATGGCTAATTCATATTACGATCCCGCAGATCTAAGAAAATTTGGAAACATCACCGAATGGAGTGAAGAACTGGGCGAAAAGTTCTTTGATTACTATGGCAAGGTGTTCGAGGAAGGTGCCTTGAGTGCCCGTGAAAAATCGCTCATCGCATTGGCCGTGGCACATGTGGTCAAGTGCCCGTACTGCATTGATGCCTATACCAAAGACGGGCTGCAAAGGGGTATCACCAAAGAAGAAATGATGGAGGCCGTTCATGCCGGAGCCGCCATAGAAAGTGGTGCCACCCTGGTACACGGGGTGCAAATGATGAACAAATACAATAAGTTGAGCATGTAA
- a CDS encoding TIGR04282 family arsenosugar biosynthesis glycosyltransferase, producing the protein MKPQRHIKTASTAILVFALSAEEETKHKSIFDGARLFEALTAHTLAEVKKTGLPHYLFTEKEQRGNSFGERFAHAIQSLFDLGHDKVITVGNDSPQLKARHLLAAKDCLDGGKNVLGPSNDGGFYLMGIQHCAFDSKTFSKLPWQTRNAYRETLFYFDRKGVDHVSLCALTDIDSLVDVTVLAYSIKSISRAMRHLLASFIQIENVFLYFLKKIIPIGTGVYHNKGSPLVGV; encoded by the coding sequence ATGAAACCTCAGCGCCACATAAAAACCGCCTCTACCGCCATTTTGGTCTTTGCCCTTTCGGCCGAGGAGGAAACAAAGCACAAATCCATATTTGATGGCGCCAGGCTTTTCGAGGCCCTGACGGCCCATACGTTGGCCGAAGTCAAAAAGACAGGACTGCCCCATTATCTTTTTACTGAAAAGGAACAACGGGGCAATTCGTTTGGCGAACGGTTTGCGCACGCGATCCAATCACTTTTCGATTTGGGCCACGATAAGGTAATCACCGTCGGAAACGATAGCCCGCAACTCAAGGCAAGGCATTTGCTCGCAGCCAAAGACTGTTTGGATGGGGGCAAGAACGTGTTGGGGCCATCAAACGATGGCGGTTTTTACTTGATGGGCATTCAGCACTGCGCTTTTGACAGCAAAACGTTCAGTAAACTGCCCTGGCAAACGAGAAACGCCTATCGCGAAACCCTTTTTTATTTTGATAGGAAAGGTGTTGACCATGTATCGCTTTGTGCGCTCACCGATATCGATTCGCTTGTGGATGTCACCGTTTTGGCGTATTCGATCAAATCGATTTCCCGGGCAATGAGACATCTTCTGGCATCCTTCATCCAAATCGAAAATGTTTTTTTATACTTCCTTAAAAAAATAATACCGATTGGTACTGGTGTTTATCACAACAAAGGCTCTCCCTTAGTCGGTGTCTGA
- a CDS encoding Hsp20/alpha crystallin family protein, with translation MSTLLTTSKTGSNLRRSFPSWVEDWLGNDLAGTFGSNFNTGMTLPAVNIRETGDEYLVEMAVPGLQKSDFDISLEDHVLSISAEVDEKEESKQGNYTRREFGYASFKRSFSLPETVEDEQIKAEYKEGVLSIHLPKKEEARKKPVRSIKIS, from the coding sequence ATGAGTACGTTGCTAACTACTTCAAAGACTGGAAGCAATCTAAGAAGGAGCTTTCCCTCGTGGGTCGAAGACTGGTTGGGCAATGACTTGGCCGGTACCTTCGGGTCAAACTTCAACACAGGAATGACCTTGCCCGCGGTGAACATTCGCGAAACAGGCGATGAGTATTTGGTTGAAATGGCCGTACCGGGCCTTCAGAAGTCTGATTTCGATATCAGTCTAGAAGACCACGTGCTTTCCATTTCGGCCGAAGTTGATGAAAAGGAAGAAAGCAAGCAGGGCAACTATACCCGACGGGAATTTGGGTATGCTTCTTTCAAGCGAAGCTTTTCGCTTCCTGAGACCGTTGAAGATGAACAGATCAAGGCCGAGTACAAAGAAGGCGTCTTGAGCATACATCTTCCCAAAAAAGAAGAGGCAAGAAAAAAACCTGTTCGAAGCATCAAAATCTCATAA
- a CDS encoding Do family serine endopeptidase, protein MKKINIKTTESRKIYLFSALIALVVSLAVFGGFHFLKDEPVLINQVNGTPAKNVLYTKDSDGNLRPLDFTETTNKVLDAVVHIRSARTLKGDGPREYRYRQLPDPFEDFFKDSPFGDFFKRREMVPEEPLVPQPFYGSGSGVIINEKGYIVTNNHVIDDADELEVTLHDNTTYKATVIGTDPTTDLALIQIKADNLKPLTLVNSDDVEVGEWVLAVGNPFSLNSTVTAGIVSAKARNININKEKFAVESFIQTDAAINPGNSGGALVNLDGNLIGINTAIASRTGTYNGYGFAVPSNIVSKVVEDLLKYGSVQRGMMGVTIMTMNGNLAKEKDVDFMAGVWIENVGEDSAAEKAGLKKGDIILEVNGEKVTTSPRLQEIIARHRPGDKVKVLVNRDGKEKTFTVVLENSNGSTKISKKEHNEVLNFLGADFETLDKEKADELDIDGGVKVVNLYAGKLRKETQIREGFIITHIDGKKVKDIKDVVEALENKRGGVMLEGIYEDIPGKYYYAFGMDS, encoded by the coding sequence ATGAAAAAGATAAACATCAAAACAACCGAAAGCCGAAAGATATACCTGTTTTCGGCACTGATTGCATTAGTGGTGAGTTTAGCTGTTTTTGGCGGCTTCCACTTTTTAAAAGATGAACCCGTACTCATCAACCAAGTAAACGGCACACCTGCCAAAAATGTACTGTACACCAAAGACAGTGATGGCAATCTGCGGCCACTTGACTTCACCGAGACCACGAACAAAGTGTTGGATGCGGTGGTGCACATTCGTTCGGCACGTACCCTCAAGGGCGATGGGCCACGTGAGTACCGTTACCGACAATTGCCCGATCCCTTTGAGGACTTTTTCAAAGACAGCCCATTCGGCGATTTTTTCAAACGTCGTGAAATGGTGCCCGAAGAGCCCTTGGTGCCACAACCCTTCTATGGCTCGGGTTCAGGGGTCATCATCAATGAAAAGGGCTATATCGTTACCAACAATCATGTGATAGACGATGCCGACGAATTGGAGGTCACCCTGCACGACAATACTACCTACAAGGCTACGGTGATCGGCACCGACCCCACCACTGACTTGGCTTTGATACAGATCAAGGCTGACAACCTTAAACCATTGACCCTGGTCAATTCAGATGATGTTGAGGTCGGCGAATGGGTTCTCGCTGTGGGCAATCCCTTTAGCCTGAACTCAACGGTAACGGCCGGTATCGTAAGTGCCAAGGCGCGAAACATCAATATCAACAAAGAGAAATTTGCCGTTGAGAGTTTTATACAGACCGATGCCGCCATAAATCCCGGCAATAGCGGGGGTGCTTTGGTGAACCTTGACGGGAACCTGATCGGTATCAATACTGCCATTGCCAGTAGAACGGGCACCTACAATGGTTACGGTTTTGCAGTGCCCAGCAATATCGTGAGCAAGGTGGTCGAAGACCTTCTCAAATACGGAAGCGTTCAGCGCGGTATGATGGGCGTTACCATTATGACCATGAACGGCAACCTTGCCAAAGAAAAAGATGTCGACTTTATGGCCGGCGTGTGGATAGAGAACGTGGGCGAAGACAGTGCCGCTGAAAAGGCGGGGCTAAAGAAAGGCGACATTATTCTTGAGGTAAACGGTGAAAAGGTCACCACCTCGCCAAGGTTGCAAGAAATCATCGCACGCCACCGGCCCGGGGACAAGGTGAAGGTTTTGGTAAACCGAGATGGCAAAGAGAAAACCTTTACCGTGGTATTGGAAAATTCAAACGGCAGCACCAAGATTTCTAAAAAAGAGCACAACGAGGTCTTGAATTTCTTGGGGGCCGATTTTGAAACCCTTGACAAAGAAAAGGCCGATGAGCTCGATATCGATGGCGGCGTTAAAGTGGTGAACCTATACGCCGGTAAATTGAGAAAAGAAACACAAATACGCGAAGGCTTCATCATAACCCACATTGACGGTAAAAAGGTGAAAGACATCAAAGATGTGGTGGAAGCGCTAGAGAATAAGAGAGGCGGCGTAATGCTCGAGGGAATATACGAAGATATTCCAGGCAAATATTATTACGCCTTCGGTATGGATTCGTAG
- a CDS encoding DnaJ C-terminal domain-containing protein, with protein sequence MAFRDYYNILGVSKNASEKEIKKAYRKLATEYHPDKTKGNKDLEEKFKEISEAYQVLGNAERRKQYDELGADWEQFQQSGASYEDFVAQKKQYEQYQRQRQRQSRRQYAGADPFQGGGQGFSDFFEAFFGGGGNPFEESQHFTGADVSGEVAIDFMEAYHGTERILDVDGNQIKLKIKPGAYNGLQLRARGKGQKGSHGKAGDLYVRIRVNEHPTFKREGHNLHMDVEVDVFDALLGGDLPIMTPSGKVNIKLKEGTQNQKTLRLRGKGMPIYGKPGQFGDLLVTLNVKLPKKLSQKQRELLKQAKNAG encoded by the coding sequence ATGGCATTTAGAGATTATTATAACATATTGGGAGTCAGTAAAAATGCCTCAGAGAAAGAGATAAAAAAAGCCTACAGAAAATTGGCCACAGAGTACCACCCTGACAAAACCAAGGGAAACAAAGACTTGGAAGAAAAGTTCAAGGAAATCTCTGAGGCCTATCAAGTTTTGGGCAATGCAGAAAGGCGCAAACAATATGATGAACTGGGCGCCGATTGGGAACAGTTTCAACAATCGGGGGCCAGCTACGAAGATTTTGTGGCCCAAAAGAAACAATATGAGCAATACCAGCGCCAACGGCAACGTCAGAGCAGGCGCCAATATGCCGGTGCCGACCCGTTTCAGGGGGGCGGCCAAGGGTTCTCAGATTTTTTTGAAGCCTTTTTTGGCGGCGGTGGAAACCCTTTTGAAGAGTCCCAGCACTTTACCGGTGCCGATGTTTCGGGTGAGGTGGCCATCGACTTTATGGAAGCCTATCACGGTACAGAGCGGATCTTGGATGTTGACGGCAACCAAATTAAGCTGAAAATAAAACCCGGGGCCTATAACGGGCTTCAGCTACGTGCGCGCGGCAAGGGGCAAAAGGGTAGTCATGGCAAGGCGGGCGACCTATATGTGCGCATTCGGGTAAACGAGCACCCTACTTTTAAGCGTGAGGGCCATAACCTGCATATGGATGTTGAGGTGGATGTGTTCGACGCACTTCTTGGAGGCGATTTGCCCATCATGACCCCCTCTGGCAAGGTGAACATAAAACTGAAAGAGGGTACCCAGAACCAAAAAACGCTACGATTGCGCGGCAAGGGCATGCCCATATATGGCAAGCCGGGCCAGTTTGGTGACTTATTGGTCACCCTGAACGTTAAATTGCCCAAAAAGCTTAGCCAAAAACAGAGAGAATTATTGAAACAAGCGAAGAACGCTGGCTAA
- the trxA gene encoding thioredoxin: MKGDFNKLINSEKPVLVDFYAEWCGPCKMQAPILKEVAGQVNGKARIIKVDVDKNQNLANKYQIKGVPTLILFKNGAVKWRQSGLVDKAQLTKIIEENTD, translated from the coding sequence ATGAAAGGAGATTTTAACAAACTCATCAATTCAGAAAAACCCGTGTTGGTAGATTTTTATGCAGAATGGTGTGGCCCATGCAAGATGCAGGCGCCCATTCTAAAAGAGGTGGCCGGCCAGGTAAACGGTAAGGCACGAATCATCAAAGTGGATGTCGACAAGAACCAAAACTTGGCGAACAAATACCAGATCAAGGGCGTGCCCACCTTGATACTGTTCAAGAACGGAGCGGTAAAATGGCGACAGTCTGGATTGGTAGATAAGGCACAGTTGACGAAAATAATAGAAGAAAACACAGACTGA
- a CDS encoding patatin-like phospholipase family protein translates to MNNKSVGLVLSGGGVRGMAHIGLIKALREHGIEAQVVAGSSVGALVGALYANGNTVNEMLQFFRDTPLFQYSFFAIGKPGLIDTERYFSIFKKYFPTDDFASLNTPLYVVATDLMSGEEKVFHRGKLIHALLASAALTPFFSPVEIDGILYADGGIMNNFPKEYVENDCDYIIGSNVSIVGTLQKKELKNSLQLTGRVTGLMIYASSREKINQCDLLVEPQELAGIGVLDKKGIEKAFTLGYDHAMKKLESLRL, encoded by the coding sequence TTGAATAACAAATCGGTGGGCCTGGTGTTATCGGGCGGTGGTGTGCGCGGTATGGCGCATATAGGTCTTATCAAGGCACTTCGAGAGCACGGAATAGAGGCACAGGTGGTGGCCGGAAGCAGTGTAGGGGCACTGGTTGGAGCTTTATATGCCAATGGTAACACGGTGAACGAGATGTTGCAGTTCTTTAGAGACACACCATTGTTTCAATACAGTTTTTTTGCGATAGGCAAACCCGGCCTTATTGATACTGAACGGTATTTTTCAATTTTTAAAAAGTACTTTCCCACGGATGATTTTGCATCGCTCAACACACCCCTGTATGTAGTGGCCACCGATTTGATGAGCGGGGAAGAAAAAGTGTTCCACAGGGGCAAATTGATACATGCCCTTTTGGCATCGGCTGCCTTGACACCTTTTTTTAGTCCGGTTGAAATTGATGGCATACTCTATGCCGATGGGGGCATCATGAACAACTTTCCGAAAGAGTACGTTGAAAACGATTGTGATTATATCATTGGCAGCAACGTTTCCATTGTGGGCACCCTTCAAAAAAAGGAATTAAAGAATTCCCTACAGCTTACCGGCCGTGTCACGGGCTTGATGATTTATGCCTCGAGCCGTGAAAAAATAAACCAGTGTGACCTGCTCGTAGAGCCACAAGAACTTGCGGGCATTGGGGTGCTTGATAAAAAGGGCATCGAAAAGGCCTTTACCCTCGGTTACGACCATGCCATGAAAAAGCTCGAATCGCTACGCTTATAG
- a CDS encoding SLC13 family permease: MTWEIALVFAIIITVIVLFALEVFPMDKIAFCLIGVLVLTGLVSPEEGISGFSNTAVITILCLMILAAALEQNGVISWMANGLKRFKGLPILFLVPLFMLITGSISAFISSTAVVIVFIKIITELSDKHDIPKSKLLLPISYASILGGSCTLMGTSTNLIVNSIYTDRTGERFSFFEFSWMGVLFMLIAIIVVAILVKLLPFDSKEKLVEQYDVDDYIVTIELAPKSKLIGKPLSETFLGVDQNITVLKLTREGSDNVSPNHELTLKAHDRIMLSCDFESLLRLKSNHEFILNPNDAGEGVVTRKEFKDVPEPQSTQNLVLAELMMLPGARFLEMTLKELQAAIGNGAVPLAIKKRKNLRHIRERIYRYNPQLTRLKVGDRVLVEIDKEKIGDFDLYENIAILQEYEAPEIAQSKNRNLTLGILILVVILAATGTFTILTSAIVGCVLLLLSNCIELENVYKRINWQILFLLAGMIPLGVAMHNTGADDWLTDQLLGLITGQRPVFSIGILFLSTMLLSGVVSNNATAIIMTPIAISLASGMQLPAKPFVLSVLFAANYSFFTPVGYQTNALIYSMGLYRFRHFLIIGGAISILLWLLATYLLSLML; this comes from the coding sequence ATGACCTGGGAAATTGCGCTGGTTTTTGCCATTATCATTACCGTCATTGTGCTCTTCGCCTTAGAGGTGTTTCCGATGGATAAGATTGCCTTTTGCCTTATCGGGGTGTTGGTGCTCACCGGTTTGGTCTCGCCCGAAGAGGGTATCAGCGGTTTTTCAAATACGGCGGTCATAACCATTCTCTGCCTTATGATATTGGCCGCAGCCCTTGAGCAGAACGGTGTTATCAGTTGGATGGCCAATGGGCTAAAGCGGTTCAAGGGCCTGCCCATTCTGTTTTTGGTGCCCCTTTTTATGTTGATAACCGGTTCTATTTCAGCCTTTATTAGTTCTACCGCCGTGGTCATCGTATTTATAAAGATCATTACCGAGCTATCCGATAAGCACGACATCCCGAAAAGCAAACTGCTGCTGCCCATTTCGTATGCCAGTATTCTCGGTGGCAGCTGCACCCTTATGGGAACTTCTACGAATTTAATTGTGAACAGTATATATACGGATAGAACGGGCGAGCGTTTTTCTTTTTTCGAATTTTCGTGGATGGGCGTTCTCTTTATGCTAATAGCTATAATTGTAGTTGCCATTTTGGTCAAGCTCTTACCCTTTGATAGCAAAGAAAAATTGGTAGAGCAATATGATGTAGATGATTACATCGTAACCATAGAACTGGCACCAAAATCAAAACTCATCGGCAAACCCTTGAGTGAAACCTTCTTGGGAGTGGATCAAAATATCACTGTTCTTAAACTGACCCGCGAAGGCAGTGATAATGTTTCACCCAACCACGAGCTGACTTTGAAAGCCCATGACAGAATTATGTTGTCATGTGACTTTGAAAGCCTTCTGCGATTAAAGAGCAATCACGAGTTTATCCTCAACCCCAACGATGCTGGAGAGGGGGTGGTTACCCGAAAGGAATTCAAGGACGTACCTGAACCTCAAAGTACACAGAATTTGGTTTTGGCCGAGTTGATGATGCTTCCGGGTGCTCGTTTTTTAGAAATGACGTTGAAAGAATTACAGGCAGCCATTGGTAATGGGGCCGTGCCATTGGCCATCAAAAAGCGCAAAAACCTACGCCACATTCGTGAACGAATCTACAGGTACAACCCCCAACTCACGAGATTAAAGGTAGGTGACCGGGTATTGGTGGAAATAGACAAGGAAAAAATCGGTGATTTTGACCTGTACGAAAACATTGCCATTTTGCAAGAGTACGAGGCCCCTGAAATAGCGCAATCAAAAAATAGGAATCTAACTCTGGGAATTTTGATTTTAGTGGTGATTTTGGCCGCCACGGGAACCTTTACCATTTTGACCAGTGCCATTGTTGGCTGTGTGCTTTTGTTGCTCAGTAACTGTATTGAACTTGAAAATGTCTATAAACGGATCAACTGGCAAATTTTGTTTTTGTTGGCCGGTATGATACCGCTCGGTGTGGCCATGCACAATACGGGCGCTGATGATTGGCTGACCGACCAATTATTGGGTTTGATAACGGGCCAACGACCTGTTTTCAGCATTGGCATCTTGTTCTTGTCTACCATGTTGTTGAGCGGGGTGGTTTCGAACAACGCCACGGCCATCATCATGACGCCCATCGCTATTTCGTTGGCCTCGGGCATGCAACTGCCCGCCAAACCCTTTGTGCTTTCGGTGCTGTTTGCGGCAAATTACAGTTTTTTCACACCTGTTGGCTACCAGACCAATGCCCTTATCTACAGTATGGGCCTCTACAGGTTTAGGCATTTTTTGATCATCGGGGGTGCCATATCGATACTCTTGTGGCTTTTGGCCACCTATCTCTTAAGTCTAATGTTATAA
- a CDS encoding ferredoxin--NADP reductase: protein MSDFYPLKVTKVERLTPNAVSLTFAIPEALKSTFAYKAGQYITIKHVLDGKEVRRAYSISCAPNTDHITVGIKKVPGGLFSVYANEKIKEGYTLEVMPPEGRFVFEPHSNPKNIAAFAAGSGITPIVGIAETVLGDNPNSTFVLVFGNQSPEEVMYAQKITDLKQKYNEQFFIQYIFSRTPGDDALFGRIETSTVNFVLKNKFKNITFDAFYLCGPEGMIETVCNTLKKNGIQEEKILFELFTSSEVEDTLAEQLEGKTKVQVVLDDETHTLTMDKKQLVLDAVLKANIDAPYSCQGGVCSSCVARVLEGKVEMVKNQILTDGEVAEGLTLTCQSHPVTPVLKIDYDDV from the coding sequence ATGAGTGATTTTTACCCCCTTAAAGTGACCAAGGTAGAACGGCTTACCCCGAACGCCGTGTCACTGACCTTTGCCATTCCGGAAGCATTAAAATCCACTTTTGCCTATAAAGCGGGACAGTATATCACCATCAAGCATGTTCTGGATGGCAAAGAGGTACGAAGGGCCTATTCCATTTCATGTGCCCCAAATACGGATCATATCACCGTGGGAATCAAAAAGGTGCCTGGGGGCCTTTTTTCTGTTTATGCAAACGAAAAAATCAAAGAGGGCTACACTCTTGAGGTTATGCCACCAGAAGGGCGGTTTGTGTTTGAACCGCATAGCAACCCCAAAAATATTGCGGCCTTTGCCGCGGGCAGTGGCATTACCCCGATTGTCGGCATTGCCGAGACGGTTTTGGGCGACAACCCGAACAGTACCTTTGTTCTCGTCTTTGGCAACCAAAGCCCTGAAGAGGTCATGTATGCCCAGAAAATCACTGATTTAAAACAAAAATATAACGAACAATTTTTTATTCAATATATTTTTAGCCGTACCCCTGGCGACGATGCCCTTTTTGGCCGAATAGAGACCTCTACAGTCAATTTCGTCTTAAAGAACAAGTTTAAGAATATCACGTTCGATGCCTTCTACCTTTGCGGCCCCGAAGGCATGATTGAAACGGTTTGCAACACATTGAAAAAGAACGGTATTCAAGAAGAAAAGATTCTTTTTGAACTCTTTACATCCTCTGAGGTAGAGGATACCTTGGCAGAACAACTAGAGGGAAAGACAAAGGTTCAGGTCGTTCTTGACGATGAAACCCATACCCTGACAATGGACAAAAAACAGCTGGTGCTCGATGCAGTGCTAAAAGCCAATATTGATGCGCCCTATTCGTGTCAAGGGGGGGTATGCAGCAGTTGTGTGGCGAGGGTTTTGGAAGGCAAGGTTGAAATGGTGAAAAACCAGATTCTAACAGATGGTGAAGTGGCCGAAGGTTTGACCCTCACCTGCCAATCGCATCCGGTGACCCCAGTGCTGAAAATCGATTACGACGACGTTTAG
- a CDS encoding PadR family transcriptional regulator: protein MANSKLYKGSLSTIILKLLDEGGKMYGYEITQKVKQLTKGDLKITEGALYPALHKLEAEGLLDVEVAKVDNRMRKYYKLTEQGEKETANRLAELEEFIRNMQQLVNPKWSIS from the coding sequence ATGGCCAATTCGAAGTTATATAAGGGAAGTCTGAGCACCATCATCTTAAAGTTGTTGGATGAAGGAGGTAAAATGTATGGGTATGAGATTACCCAAAAGGTAAAGCAGCTCACCAAAGGCGACCTCAAGATTACTGAGGGGGCCCTGTACCCAGCGTTGCACAAGCTTGAGGCCGAGGGACTGCTTGATGTTGAGGTGGCCAAGGTCGATAACCGCATGCGCAAATACTATAAGCTAACCGAACAGGGCGAGAAAGAAACGGCGAACCGACTGGCCGAACTCGAAGAGTTTATACGCAATATGCAGCAATTGGTAAACCCGAAATGGAGTATTTCATGA
- a CDS encoding DUF5687 family protein, with protein MFKHFLRLQWKSFFRSSSFGKSMAIKILMGFFSLYLMAVLIISGGGLYFILRKLVPDQNPLWVVSQYMVYWVLIELFVRYFMQKLPVMDIKPLLLAPIKKSAIAHYILGRSAASWYNLMALFFFIPFGIVLIVKGYGALNVWTWILGIFALVLCVNYVNFLINKSDKALIGIVVLVFGLYAMDHFGLIPVKEVFGPLFHALYAYPLAVLVPLALSVMVYWANFRFLKTHISLEGALKVKTKEAKTSELAWTRRFGDLAPFLQLDLRMIWRNKRTKSQVWISLLFVFYGLIFYTQDIYADMKVMHCFLGIFMTGIFLSNFGQFIPAWDSSYYQMMMSQNIPLRKYLESKALLITVSVVVMFFLTIPYVYFGTDVLAINFASALYNLGVNIPVILYFGSFNKKRIELDQSPFGNMQGTSATQFLIILPVLGLPIALFALFHFIFSFQVALIVLSAMGIIGFALRNYFMERITEQYRKKKYGMIAGFKEKNG; from the coding sequence ATGTTCAAGCATTTTCTAAGGCTCCAATGGAAATCGTTTTTTAGGTCTTCATCATTTGGCAAAAGTATGGCCATCAAAATTTTGATGGGGTTCTTTTCCCTATATCTTATGGCCGTGCTGATCATATCTGGGGGAGGACTTTATTTTATTCTGCGAAAATTGGTTCCGGATCAAAACCCCTTGTGGGTGGTGAGCCAATACATGGTCTATTGGGTACTGATAGAGCTATTTGTCCGCTATTTTATGCAAAAGCTTCCGGTAATGGATATCAAACCATTGCTTTTGGCCCCCATTAAGAAAAGTGCCATTGCCCACTATATATTGGGCCGCTCAGCCGCTTCATGGTATAACTTAATGGCATTGTTCTTTTTTATACCGTTCGGCATTGTTTTGATTGTTAAGGGCTACGGAGCTCTAAATGTATGGACTTGGATATTGGGCATTTTTGCATTGGTGCTGTGCGTCAACTATGTGAACTTTCTGATCAATAAGAGCGATAAGGCATTGATCGGCATTGTGGTATTGGTGTTTGGATTATATGCCATGGACCATTTCGGGCTGATTCCGGTAAAGGAAGTTTTTGGGCCACTATTCCATGCACTATACGCATACCCTTTAGCTGTTTTGGTGCCCCTAGCATTATCTGTGATGGTGTATTGGGCAAACTTCAGATTTTTAAAGACCCATATTTCTTTGGAAGGGGCACTAAAGGTCAAAACCAAAGAGGCCAAGACGTCAGAACTGGCCTGGACACGCCGATTTGGCGACCTCGCACCTTTTCTTCAGCTCGATCTGAGAATGATCTGGAGAAACAAACGCACCAAATCACAGGTTTGGATATCGTTGTTGTTCGTGTTCTACGGTCTTATTTTTTATACACAAGACATTTATGCCGATATGAAAGTGATGCACTGTTTCTTGGGTATTTTTATGACCGGCATCTTTCTGAGCAATTTCGGACAGTTTATTCCTGCTTGGGATAGTTCGTACTATCAAATGATGATGTCCCAGAACATCCCGTTGCGAAAATATTTGGAGTCAAAGGCCTTGCTAATTACGGTGAGTGTGGTGGTTATGTTCTTTTTGACCATTCCCTATGTGTATTTCGGCACCGATGTGCTGGCCATCAACTTTGCATCGGCCTTATATAACCTAGGGGTCAACATTCCTGTAATCTTATATTTTGGGTCGTTCAACAAAAAAAGGATAGAGTTGGACCAGAGCCCGTTCGGCAATATGCAGGGCACCAGCGCCACACAGTTTTTGATAATCTTGCCCGTTCTGGGGCTGCCCATTGCCTTGTTTGCTTTGTTCCATTTCATTTTTTCATTTCAGGTGGCACTCATTGTGCTTTCAGCAATGGGAATTATCGGTTTCGCATTGAGAAACTATTTTATGGAACGCATTACCGAGCAGTACAGAAAAAAGAAATATGGCATGATAGCTGGATTTAAAGAAAAAAATGGATGA
- a CDS encoding ABC transporter ATP-binding protein: MITAENLTKKYGQQTVLNIDHLEIPKGQGFGLVGNNGAGKTTLFSLLLDLIQPTTGHIVNNGVQVNKSEDWKPFTSAFIDETFLIGYLTPEEYFYFIGELRGRNKADVDALLAQFEDFFHGEILGQKKYLRDLSKGNQKKAGIVASFIGNPEVIVLDEPFANLDPTTQIRLKAIIKDLAAKEGVTVLVSSHDLMHVTEVCERIVVLHKGEVVRDIKTSAQTLKELETFFASGHLAPTEIGMDKTRGRAN, encoded by the coding sequence ATGATAACAGCAGAAAATTTAACAAAAAAATACGGCCAACAGACCGTTTTAAACATTGACCATCTTGAAATTCCGAAGGGTCAGGGCTTTGGCCTGGTCGGAAACAACGGGGCGGGCAAGACGACCCTTTTTAGTCTATTGCTCGACCTTATACAGCCGACTACCGGCCATATTGTCAACAATGGGGTACAAGTAAACAAGAGTGAAGACTGGAAACCCTTTACCTCGGCCTTTATCGATGAAACCTTTTTGATCGGGTACCTCACGCCCGAAGAGTACTTCTATTTTATAGGGGAGCTTCGTGGCCGTAACAAAGCCGATGTAGATGCGCTGTTGGCACAGTTCGAGGATTTCTTCCACGGCGAGATCTTGGGGCAGAAAAAGTACCTGCGAGACCTGTCAAAGGGCAACCAAAAGAAGGCGGGCATTGTGGCTTCCTTTATCGGAAACCCCGAGGTAATCGTACTCGATGAGCCCTTTGCCAATCTTGACCCCACCACCCAGATACGGCTAAAGGCCATAATCAAAGATCTGGCGGCAAAAGAAGGGGTGACCGTTCTGGTATCGAGCCATGATTTGATGCACGTGACCGAAGTGTGTGAGCGCATTGTCGTCTTGCACAAGGGCGAGGTTGTAAGAGATATCAAGACCTCGGCCCAGACATTGAAGGAACTCGAGACGTTTTTTGCCAGCGGCCATTTGGCCCCTACAGAGATTGGTATGGATAAAACTAGAGGTAGGGCCAACTGA